TACGCCTAGCCTTCGGCTCGCTTCCTTCGTATCTATCAGCATCGCTGTTTATCCTATCTCAAGTGATTGGATTGTGCAAGCATAAAACAAATAAGAGTATCAGTCAAAACTTAAAAGCAAGGCATTAAAAAACCCGCAATGGGGCGGGTCTGGATATGCGACGTGTCGATCAAAAACCCGGATCGTCCGGCGAACCCAGCGTGGTCGGCTGATCGATCAAGAAATCCTCCAAGCTGGCACCGGCTTCCAGCTTTTCCTTCAACCAACCGGGTTGCTTGCCTTTCCCGGCCCAGGTGCATTCGGGCTTCGCTGGGTCTTGATACTTCGGCTTTGACGGGTTGGCCATCTTCACCGGTGCCGGACACAGCGCGGCGAGTTCGGCTTCAGTTGCCGCCGTTCTGGCCTTGTCGGCTTCGACTTGGGCTTTCAGTTCCGCGATGCGCTCTTCGCGCTTCTGTTCCAGCATCGCCTGGACCTCTCGGCCATATTCATCGATGGAATCGGCGATATACCGAAGATCGCCGAAGTTCATATAGTCCAACGGCGGCAGAACGATATGGCGCCGATGATCGATGGATTGCGGCGCTGGACCCATAATGTCATTTTCCCCATATTCGCGTGCTTGAATCATTGCTTACCCCTCCACCGGAATCAAACAGGCTTCACGCCCCACCACATCCACCCACGCTGGCGCTTTACCGCGCCCGGTCCAGGTCTGTTCTGGATTTCCAGGATTGCGAAACTTCGCGGGCCGCGAAGACTTAACCCGCTTTTTCTTCTCTTCCGTCTTCGCGGGCGGCTTCATCGCTAGCAGTTCGGCGCGGCGAGCATCGAGCTTTGCAAGCTCTTCATCGAGACGCTTCAATAGCTCGGCCTCGATTTCTTTTGCCTGAACCAGTAGTTCATCAGTTGTTGCCATCGTCAAATCCATTACATTACCTTTCTGTAAGCGCCGAATATAGCGCGATTACAATATAGGAAATCGGATTAATCTTTGCAATACCCGCGATTGCAATAAAAGTGATTATTCTCTTTTCCGCGCTTTCCGGCTTGCTCCCTGGACATAATCCCTGTAGCCAAGGCGCGGGCGATACCCGTTGCAGTCTCACCGAAACGCTCTAGCCGATGGTAGAGCGCTCCAGGGCTAATGTGATGGGATCGTGCAAGGTCTATGAATCGCCATCGATGTTGCTGGTATTCGATGAATCGCGCCATCGTTCGGCCTCGACAATGATCGTCCGGCAGTTTTCGTCA
This portion of the Vampirovibrionales bacterium genome encodes:
- a CDS encoding H-NS histone family protein; translated protein: MIQAREYGENDIMGPAPQSIDHRRHIVLPPLDYMNFGDLRYIADSIDEYGREVQAMLEQKREERIAELKAQVEADKARTAATEAELAALCPAPVKMANPSKPKYQDPAKPECTWAGKGKQPGWLKEKLEAGASLEDFLIDQPTTLGSPDDPGF
- a CDS encoding H-NS histone family protein codes for the protein MDLTMATTDELLVQAKEIEAELLKRLDEELAKLDARRAELLAMKPPAKTEEKKKRVKSSRPAKFRNPGNPEQTWTGRGKAPAWVDVVGREACLIPVEG